The Psychromonas sp. MME1 genome window below encodes:
- the istA gene encoding IS21 family transposase, giving the protein MAANRLTMRKIREVLRLRFEANLSVRQINASTKISVGAIQKLLTKANELTLSWPLSNELDDTELARLFYPKADTQTARRFQIPDWPEIHKELKAKGMTKLLLWEEYCQQYPNRCLSYSQFCDRYLNWAKKQKRSMRQTHKAGDKLFVDYAGQTMSVISPTTGEVRAAQIFVAVLGASNYTYAEATWSQSLPDWLASHVRTFEFIGGTPVMVVPDNLRSGVSKACRYEPELNPSYQQLAAHYSVAVMPARPYKPKDKSKAEVGVQIIERWILARLRHQIFFSLAELNRCIASLLTEVNLKPFKQLPGNRLQWFEQLDRPLLKALPVHPYQYVDIKSAKVNIDYHIQYDQHLYSVPHHLVGEKVELHVGDKLVQIYFKTHLLASHVRKHHPGTTTEPGHMPERHAKHQQWSPGRLKNWAKDIGPEVLRWVSDQLEHKEHPEQAYRVCLGLLNLTRSYPAERLNNACAIANQKALVKLKNIKAILLSNQDKLPREETAKAITLPQDHENVRGPQSFH; this is encoded by the coding sequence ATGGCTGCAAATAGGCTCACAATGCGTAAAATCAGAGAAGTTTTAAGACTGCGTTTCGAGGCAAATCTCAGCGTTCGTCAGATCAATGCCAGTACCAAAATAAGTGTTGGTGCTATTCAAAAATTACTAACAAAAGCCAACGAGTTAACCCTTTCCTGGCCATTATCTAATGAGCTGGATGATACAGAACTGGCTAGGCTGTTTTATCCCAAAGCCGATACCCAGACCGCTCGTCGGTTCCAAATACCTGACTGGCCCGAAATACATAAAGAACTCAAAGCAAAAGGAATGACTAAGCTGCTGTTATGGGAGGAGTATTGTCAGCAGTACCCAAATCGTTGTTTGAGTTATTCGCAATTCTGCGATCGCTATTTAAATTGGGCTAAAAAGCAGAAACGCTCCATGCGCCAGACCCACAAGGCGGGTGACAAATTATTTGTTGATTACGCCGGACAAACCATGTCTGTCATTTCACCGACAACAGGAGAAGTCAGAGCTGCTCAGATCTTCGTTGCTGTTCTTGGCGCATCAAACTACACCTATGCAGAAGCCACATGGAGTCAAAGCCTACCGGACTGGCTTGCCAGTCATGTGCGTACCTTCGAGTTCATTGGCGGCACCCCAGTGATGGTTGTACCGGATAATCTGCGTAGCGGGGTAAGTAAAGCGTGTCGCTATGAACCCGAGTTAAATCCAAGTTATCAGCAGTTGGCAGCCCATTATAGCGTCGCGGTCATGCCCGCTAGGCCCTACAAACCCAAAGATAAATCCAAAGCAGAGGTAGGTGTACAGATCATTGAGCGCTGGATTTTGGCTCGATTACGCCACCAGATCTTCTTCTCGTTAGCAGAGCTTAATCGCTGTATTGCCTCATTATTAACCGAGGTCAATTTAAAGCCGTTTAAACAACTGCCGGGAAATCGGTTGCAATGGTTTGAGCAATTGGACAGGCCATTACTTAAAGCACTACCGGTTCATCCATATCAATATGTCGATATTAAATCGGCCAAAGTTAATATCGATTATCATATCCAGTACGATCAGCACCTGTACTCAGTGCCGCACCACCTAGTCGGTGAAAAAGTCGAACTGCATGTCGGCGATAAGCTGGTACAGATTTATTTTAAAACACACCTGCTCGCCAGCCATGTCAGGAAGCACCATCCCGGCACAACAACCGAGCCAGGGCACATGCCAGAAAGGCATGCCAAGCACCAACAGTGGAGCCCTGGACGCCTAAAAAACTGGGCAAAGGATATAGGGCCGGAGGTGCTGCGCTGGGTATCAGATCAGCTAGAGCACAAAGAGCATCCGGAGCAGGCATACCGCGTGTGCTTGGGGCTGCTTAATTTAACACGCTCCTATCCGGCAGAACGCCTGAATAATGCCTGTGCAATCGCGAACCAGAAAGCCCTCGTAAAGCTTAAAAACATCAAAGCCATTCTGCTAAGTAATCAGGACAAATTACCCCGGGAGGAGACGGCTAAAGCCATCACTTTACCTCAAGATCATGAAAATGTTCGCGGGCCCCAAAGCTTTCATTAA
- the istB gene encoding IS21-like element helper ATPase IstB: protein MIDQTLSQLRQLKLSGMATALQIQSEQPGTYEGLSFNERIHLLVESEKLERDNRKQQRLLRTAKLKLAANIRDIDYQHPRGIQPSQMAALTQCDWLRKAQNLLLTGPCGSGKTYIACALGHSACMNGFSARYYRISRLMLELTQSKADGTYRKVLKNLAQTDLLILDDWGLEPLKTAQRNDLMEIMDDRHGTSSTIIISQLPTEQWYEMIGDNTLADAILDRVMHNSHRLKLKGESMRKKLNSLTHGEHLG, encoded by the coding sequence ATGATCGACCAGACTTTATCACAGCTTCGCCAACTGAAACTTAGCGGTATGGCAACAGCGCTACAAATCCAATCGGAACAGCCCGGCACCTATGAAGGACTCTCATTCAACGAACGCATTCACCTATTGGTTGAAAGCGAAAAGTTAGAGCGGGACAACCGAAAACAGCAGCGTCTGCTGCGTACTGCCAAGCTCAAACTCGCAGCCAATATACGAGATATTGACTACCAACACCCACGAGGAATTCAGCCGTCTCAGATGGCTGCGTTAACGCAGTGTGACTGGCTAAGGAAAGCACAAAACTTACTTCTCACTGGGCCGTGCGGTAGCGGTAAAACATACATCGCCTGTGCTTTAGGGCATTCAGCTTGTATGAACGGCTTCAGCGCTCGCTATTATCGTATATCACGGCTGATGCTGGAGTTAACTCAATCAAAAGCAGACGGCACTTACAGAAAGGTATTAAAAAACTTAGCTCAAACGGATCTGCTGATATTAGACGACTGGGGATTAGAGCCATTGAAAACAGCGCAACGCAATGATCTTATGGAGATAATGGATGACCGGCACGGTACTTCATCAACGATCATTATCAGCCAGTTACCGACTGAACAGTGGTATGAAATGATTGGGGATAATACGCTTGCAGACGCTATTTTAGATCGCGTAATGCACAACTCACATCGATTAAAACTCAAAGGAGAATCAATGCGAAAAAAACTAAACAGCTTGACCCATGGTGAACACTTAGGGTAA
- a CDS encoding metallophosphoesterase, translating to MKIFVISDLHIGPYARSNDFRTQGADKTNVDNFISEFQKVVDKEGITADYLIIAGDISNYAEYEEFEVAAKRIQEIANILNISHKKIFFVPGNHDANWKAEETSLANKEPEGLARVKKYVNLQSNSFFSGLLDNSCYPNYYKDPYASIWEDEFVIVVGINSSAYDSCDNEIHHGEVRLSTFEEVQKKLDIMVQQGTQKVKILLTHHHPINYSDRTFKESDLSMMKNSEDFISFSNSNDFDFIVHGHKHVPNFKIQSNDMSNPVNILCAGSFSAMLSEHHNGVPNCFHIIEIENFCSEAKIPRGQVSSWSYFTANNWGKSKSDRDGISHRENFGTMLFPASLKNKLSEIISNLFESKDFARSQCIVDAFPDIKYCPGKSVMHVLQKLAIELQFEIQQADNNEFILWSKDAQ from the coding sequence ATGAAAATTTTTGTAATTAGTGATTTACATATTGGGCCATATGCTCGTTCTAATGATTTTAGAACTCAGGGGGCAGATAAAACCAATGTTGATAACTTCATTAGTGAATTTCAAAAAGTAGTAGATAAGGAAGGCATTACTGCTGATTACTTAATTATTGCAGGCGATATTAGTAACTATGCTGAATATGAAGAGTTTGAAGTTGCAGCAAAGAGAATTCAGGAAATTGCAAATATACTTAACATTAGCCATAAGAAAATATTTTTTGTACCAGGTAATCATGATGCTAACTGGAAAGCAGAAGAGACTTCATTAGCGAACAAAGAACCAGAGGGGTTGGCTCGGGTCAAAAAATACGTAAACTTACAATCCAATTCTTTTTTTTCCGGACTTTTAGATAATAGTTGCTATCCGAATTACTATAAAGATCCTTATGCGTCTATTTGGGAAGATGAATTCGTTATTGTAGTTGGCATTAATTCCTCTGCCTATGACAGTTGTGATAATGAGATCCATCATGGGGAAGTCCGCCTTAGTACTTTTGAAGAAGTTCAAAAAAAATTAGATATAATGGTTCAACAAGGCACACAGAAAGTAAAAATACTCCTGACCCATCACCACCCCATTAATTATAGCGATAGAACTTTCAAAGAAAGTGATCTAAGTATGATGAAAAATTCTGAAGACTTTATTTCATTTTCTAATTCTAATGATTTTGATTTTATTGTGCACGGGCATAAACATGTTCCAAACTTTAAAATCCAAAGTAACGACATGAGCAATCCTGTTAATATTTTATGTGCTGGAAGTTTTAGCGCGATGTTAAGTGAACACCACAACGGTGTACCAAACTGTTTTCATATCATAGAAATCGAAAATTTTTGTAGTGAAGCTAAAATCCCCCGAGGACAGGTTTCTTCTTGGTCTTACTTTACTGCAAATAATTGGGGTAAATCCAAATCAGACCGAGATGGCATTTCGCACAGAGAAAACTTTGGAACCATGTTATTTCCTGCTTCATTAAAAAATAAACTATCGGAGATAATATCTAACTTATTTGAAAGTAAAGATTTTGCTCGCTCCCAGTGCATCGTTGATGCTTTTCCTGATATAAAATACTGCCCAGGTAAGTCGGTAATGCATGTACTTCAAAAATTAGCCATAGAACTACAGTTTGAGATTCAACAGGCTGACAACAACGAATTTATTTTGTGGTCTAAGGATGCACAATGA
- a CDS encoding helix-turn-helix transcriptional regulator, translating into MIRCNLSMILGEKRIKVAELAREIDVNKNTIHRLYNETATRIDIEVIDKICIHLGISVGELFESIKDVMTE; encoded by the coding sequence ATGATCAGATGTAACTTATCGATGATTCTGGGTGAAAAACGCATAAAAGTTGCTGAATTAGCAAGAGAAATAGATGTTAATAAGAACACAATTCACAGACTTTATAATGAAACAGCAACTAGAATTGACATTGAAGTAATAGATAAAATTTGTATTCACTTAGGTATAAGTGTTGGTGAATTATTTGAGTCAATTAAGGATGTTATGACAGAGTGA
- a CDS encoding IS481 family transposase: MFHTNNPIIKHKAGLLNLAEELGNVSRACKVMGVSRDTFYRYQELVEEGGVDALINKTRRAPNLKNRVDEATEQAVIKYAIEQPAHGQHRTSNELRKQGVFVSGSGARSIWLRNNLENFKKRLKALEEKVANDGIILTEAQVAALEKKKHDDEACGEIETVHPGYLGSQDTFYVGNMKGVGRIYQQTFVDTYSKVAFAKLYTTKTPITAADILNDKVLPYFEQYELPMLRILTDRGTEYCGRVEQHDYQLYLAINDIDHTKTKAMSPQTNGICERFHKTILNEFYQITFRKKLYSSLEELQKDLDEWINYYNNERTHQGKMCCGRTPLETLIDGKSIWAEKNLAQI, from the coding sequence ATGTTTCATACTAACAATCCAATCATTAAACACAAAGCAGGTTTACTTAATTTAGCAGAAGAATTAGGCAACGTATCTAGAGCTTGTAAAGTCATGGGTGTATCACGAGATACATTTTATCGTTATCAAGAGCTTGTGGAGGAAGGTGGTGTTGATGCTCTGATCAACAAAACCAGACGAGCACCCAATCTTAAAAATCGTGTTGATGAAGCAACAGAACAAGCTGTTATTAAGTATGCCATTGAACAACCAGCTCACGGCCAACACCGTACAAGCAATGAATTACGCAAACAAGGTGTATTTGTATCCGGTAGTGGTGCTCGCTCTATTTGGTTGCGGAATAACCTTGAAAATTTCAAAAAACGCTTAAAAGCACTTGAAGAAAAAGTCGCTAACGACGGCATTATTCTAACGGAAGCACAGGTCGCAGCACTAGAAAAGAAAAAGCATGATGATGAGGCGTGTGGTGAGATAGAAACGGTACATCCAGGTTATTTAGGCTCTCAAGACACCTTTTATGTCGGCAATATGAAAGGTGTTGGTCGTATTTATCAGCAGACTTTTGTTGATACCTATAGCAAAGTAGCCTTCGCCAAGCTCTATACCACCAAAACCCCAATTACAGCTGCCGATATACTTAACGACAAAGTATTACCGTATTTTGAGCAGTATGAGCTTCCTATGCTACGGATTTTAACTGACAGAGGTACTGAATACTGTGGAAGAGTTGAGCAGCATGATTATCAGCTCTATCTTGCTATTAACGATATCGATCATACTAAAACGAAAGCGATGTCTCCGCAGACTAATGGTATCTGTGAGCGCTTCCATAAGACGATATTGAACGAGTTTTATCAAATTACTTTTAGGAAAAAACTGTATAGCAGTTTGGAGGAGCTGCAAAAAGATCTAGACGAATGGATCAATTACTATAACAATGAACGTACCCATCAAGGTAAAATGTGTTGTGGACGAACACCACTTGAAACATTAATTGATGGTAAATCGATTTGGGCAGAAAAGAATTTAGCTCAAATCTAA
- a CDS encoding pyocin activator PrtN family protein, with the protein MNSTYFALMAEFGTGTVPLASVCEKYFGLNEAQAQRRARNHQLPLPIFRGAKSQKSPMLVNISDLAQHLDKMRAEAESEFIAVNY; encoded by the coding sequence ATGAATAGTACTTATTTTGCATTAATGGCTGAGTTTGGCACTGGCACTGTACCTCTAGCATCGGTGTGTGAAAAATACTTTGGACTAAACGAAGCTCAAGCCCAAAGACGAGCTAGAAATCACCAGTTACCGCTCCCCATTTTCCGCGGTGCAAAAAGTCAAAAATCACCAATGCTGGTGAATATTTCTGATTTAGCGCAACATCTAGATAAAATGCGAGCTGAAGCTGAAAGTGAGTTTATTGCAGTTAATTATTAA
- a CDS encoding tyrosine-type recombinase/integrase translates to MATIQKRTGKSGNVTYQAKIRRKLKGKIIHQESKTFNKKKNAELWIRNREAALDNPNELDRIKHIGITVGQVLKVYQEEFDTIKQAGRSKNSELKRLQNTNISELDAIQLTSADIITHLMNRLEIDRVKPQTANNDAVYLRVAFKSVKAKKNWPLAIEAIENAIIIAKNEKLIARSDTRERRPTSNELVKLDNYFKIKDLNSSIPMREIMWFAIHSSRRQEEITRIEWNDNDDQAQTGLVRNLKHPRTKRGNHKRFKYTNAAWEVMQQQDKKNKFIFPFNPATISSKFTDACKILEISDLHFHDLRHEATSRCFEAGHSIQEVQLITLHDSWVVLKRYTHLRPEEITAKL, encoded by the coding sequence ATGGCTACAATACAAAAGCGCACAGGTAAATCTGGTAACGTGACATATCAGGCAAAAATAAGACGAAAATTAAAAGGGAAGATTATACACCAAGAGAGCAAAACATTTAATAAAAAGAAAAATGCTGAACTGTGGATCCGTAACAGAGAAGCAGCGTTAGATAATCCGAATGAACTCGATAGAATTAAGCACATTGGAATTACGGTTGGGCAAGTTTTAAAAGTATATCAAGAAGAATTCGACACAATTAAGCAAGCGGGAAGAAGTAAAAACTCAGAATTAAAACGTCTCCAAAATACTAACATTTCCGAATTAGACGCAATACAGCTAACCAGCGCAGATATTATTACACATTTAATGAATCGATTAGAAATTGATAGAGTAAAACCTCAAACTGCAAATAATGACGCGGTTTACTTGAGAGTTGCTTTTAAGTCCGTAAAAGCAAAGAAAAATTGGCCTTTAGCGATTGAGGCCATTGAGAATGCAATCATAATTGCAAAAAATGAAAAATTAATAGCACGTTCAGACACTAGAGAGAGGCGACCCACATCAAATGAACTTGTTAAATTAGATAACTATTTCAAAATTAAAGATCTTAATTCCAGTATTCCGATGCGTGAGATTATGTGGTTTGCCATACACTCTTCAAGAAGACAGGAAGAAATAACACGCATAGAATGGAATGATAATGATGATCAGGCACAAACAGGTTTAGTAAGAAATCTTAAGCACCCTCGTACAAAACGGGGAAATCATAAACGTTTCAAATATACCAATGCAGCATGGGAAGTGATGCAACAACAAGATAAAAAAAATAAATTTATTTTCCCTTTCAACCCTGCAACGATAAGTTCAAAATTCACAGATGCCTGTAAAATACTTGAAATAAGTGATTTACACTTCCACGATTTAAGGCATGAAGCAACAAGTAGATGCTTTGAAGCAGGTCACTCAATACAAGAGGTTCAGTTAATTACTCTACATGACTCATGGGTAGTACTGAAACGATACACACATCTCAGACCTGAAGAAATAACAGCGAAGTTATGA
- the dusA gene encoding tRNA dihydrouridine(20/20a) synthase DusA, with protein sequence MQLNNAPKHHDISALAGVFPSNRFSIAPMLDWTDRHCRHFHRVLSKNTLLYTEMVTTGAILYGKGNYLQKGDSEHPVCLQLGGSASVDLAQAALAGKEQGYDEINLNVGCPSDRVQNGRFGACLMAEPDLVGDAVNAMKEATGLPVSVKTRIGIDELDSYQFLCDFIAKVQEKGCDTFIVHARKAWLSGLSPKQNRDVPPLDYERVYQLKKDFPELTIAINGGIKTLDECETHLKYLDGVMLGREVYANPYLLSTVDQRLFASQEKVLTRFEVLEKMYPYIEQQLSNGANLNHIARHMLGLFQGVAGARAWRRHLSENGHVQGAGIEVMQKAASFIAQ encoded by the coding sequence ATGCAACTTAATAATGCACCAAAACATCATGATATATCAGCTCTGGCAGGTGTTTTCCCCTCTAATCGCTTCTCTATCGCACCGATGCTTGATTGGACTGATAGACATTGTCGTCATTTCCATCGAGTATTAAGTAAAAATACTTTGCTTTATACTGAAATGGTTACCACGGGGGCTATTTTGTACGGCAAGGGGAATTACTTACAGAAAGGTGATAGTGAGCATCCCGTCTGTTTACAGTTAGGTGGCTCTGCTTCTGTTGATTTGGCGCAAGCTGCGTTGGCGGGTAAAGAACAGGGTTATGATGAAATTAATTTAAATGTAGGTTGTCCATCGGATCGTGTGCAAAACGGTCGTTTTGGTGCCTGTTTAATGGCTGAACCAGATTTGGTTGGTGATGCGGTTAATGCGATGAAAGAAGCAACGGGCTTACCTGTGTCGGTTAAAACACGTATTGGTATTGATGAGCTAGACAGCTATCAATTTTTATGTGACTTTATTGCTAAAGTACAGGAAAAGGGCTGTGACACCTTCATTGTACATGCGCGTAAAGCTTGGTTAAGTGGATTAAGCCCAAAGCAAAATCGTGATGTTCCACCGCTCGATTATGAGCGTGTTTATCAACTTAAAAAGGATTTTCCTGAATTAACGATTGCGATTAATGGTGGTATTAAAACACTCGATGAATGTGAAACGCATCTTAAGTATTTAGATGGTGTGATGTTAGGGCGAGAAGTGTATGCTAATCCCTATCTATTAAGTACCGTTGATCAACGTTTATTCGCTTCACAGGAAAAAGTGTTAACACGCTTTGAAGTACTAGAAAAGATGTATCCCTATATTGAGCAACAACTCAGTAATGGGGCTAACCTCAATCATATTGCTCGCCATATGTTAGGGTTATTTCAAGGTGTTGCAGGGGCTAGGGCATGGCGTCGTCATTTAAGTGAGAATGGACATGTGCAAGGTGCCGGTATCGAGGTGATGCAAAAAGCGGCTTCGTTTATTGCCCAATAG
- a CDS encoding DUF4136 domain-containing protein, with protein sequence MNKIKFTVCLLSSLFLLSACSTSPDGASDALVEKEKSQRMTVVSSGRPADVLPAFTTFTWNEEYNRVLSAINDSNAADVKDHIRAEIIRYLGTKGYRYEPDASRADVVIGFLFALEQDAGDNRIIQQFGLSPGLNDSDLKDHRYEKGTFLLAVLGPNLTPVYWRSAMQGFVDMDSDRKDPQTNRMQAVLSIMMDGFPKAGQ encoded by the coding sequence ATGAATAAAATTAAGTTTACTGTTTGCCTGTTAAGTTCTCTGTTTCTGTTATCGGCCTGTTCAACTTCACCAGATGGGGCGAGTGACGCGCTTGTTGAAAAAGAAAAATCACAGAGAATGACCGTTGTCAGTAGTGGGCGTCCTGCAGATGTATTGCCTGCTTTTACTACGTTCACTTGGAATGAAGAGTATAACCGAGTTTTATCTGCTATTAATGATAGTAATGCCGCCGATGTGAAAGATCATATTCGTGCTGAAATAATTCGTTATTTAGGCACTAAAGGCTATCGATATGAACCAGACGCGTCGCGAGCAGATGTGGTGATTGGCTTTTTATTTGCGCTTGAGCAGGATGCAGGGGATAACCGTATCATTCAACAGTTTGGTTTGTCTCCAGGGCTTAACGATAGTGATCTTAAAGATCATCGTTATGAAAAAGGAACTTTTTTACTGGCTGTTCTAGGCCCGAATTTAACGCCTGTATACTGGCGTTCGGCGATGCAGGGCTTTGTCGATATGGATAGCGATAGAAAAGATCCACAAACAAACCGTATGCAAGCGGTATTAAGTATAATGATGGATGGTTTTCCTAAGGCGGGTCAGTAG
- the panM gene encoding aspartate 1-decarboxylase autocleavage activator PanM — protein sequence MPEQLTSESLQAWLNDSNNKIFVAMFNERHLAALQVVIKEKQAQMSLLTVRDITRRRGIASNLIKEVEKQLCSEGVTNLEMDLSVIKKDEKAGLVDFMQACDYKITDNKCVKNL from the coding sequence TTGCCAGAACAACTAACAAGCGAATCACTACAAGCATGGCTTAATGATAGCAATAACAAAATATTTGTAGCTATGTTTAATGAGCGTCACCTCGCTGCATTGCAAGTGGTCATCAAAGAAAAGCAAGCACAAATGAGTTTATTAACCGTGCGAGATATAACACGTCGTCGTGGAATCGCGAGTAATTTAATAAAGGAAGTTGAAAAACAGCTTTGCAGCGAAGGTGTTACCAACCTAGAGATGGATTTATCTGTGATTAAAAAGGATGAAAAAGCAGGTTTAGTGGACTTTATGCAAGCTTGTGATTATAAAATCACTGATAATAAATGTGTAAAAAATTTATAA
- a CDS encoding divergent polysaccharide deacetylase family protein, producing MRLIGIFVCLIYLVQSEVSFAQDKHQLTIIIDDLGNNKNDLQVLTLPIEVSFSILPYTTYAQQIARRGQQQGRTILAHIPMQARKDNHKLGKGALMNDMSESDFKNQLKRSLDYLPEAQGINNHMGSRLTELKRPMIWTMEVLQSRALFFLDSRTSVNTIAQQTAETFAVPALRRHVFLDNIKTEQAMEEQFQRALNLSKQTINVIIIAHPYPETLSFLNKKLLQNKETNFTLVAINQLIPETQGLALLQKQQQFATIN from the coding sequence GTGCGTCTCATAGGCATCTTTGTCTGCCTTATCTATCTTGTGCAAAGTGAAGTATCCTTTGCACAAGATAAGCATCAATTAACCATTATTATCGATGACCTAGGTAATAATAAAAATGACCTTCAAGTACTCACATTACCTATTGAAGTTTCATTTTCAATCCTTCCATATACCACATACGCCCAACAAATTGCCCGACGGGGGCAGCAACAAGGACGTACTATTCTCGCTCATATTCCAATGCAGGCCAGAAAAGACAATCATAAATTGGGTAAAGGCGCATTAATGAATGACATGTCCGAATCTGACTTTAAAAACCAGCTGAAGCGATCTCTAGATTACTTACCTGAAGCGCAAGGTATTAATAATCACATGGGCAGCAGATTAACAGAGCTTAAACGGCCAATGATCTGGACGATGGAAGTGCTGCAATCACGTGCACTGTTTTTTTTAGATAGTCGCACGAGCGTCAATACCATTGCGCAACAGACAGCTGAAACCTTCGCAGTCCCAGCGCTAAGACGCCACGTATTTTTAGATAACATTAAAACAGAACAAGCCATGGAAGAACAATTCCAACGTGCGCTTAACCTTAGTAAACAAACAATCAACGTCATCATCATTGCCCACCCCTATCCTGAAACACTCAGCTTCCTAAACAAAAAATTATTACAAAATAAAGAGACTAATTTTACGCTTGTTGCAATTAATCAGTTAATTCCTGAAACACAAGGTTTAGCACTTTTACAAAAACAACAACAATTTGCTACAATTAACTAG
- a CDS encoding murein hydrolase activator EnvC, translating into MTDTEQSLKTRLKKESEARQEKELAAAKTRAQQNVTVKNEEQSHSSITQQEGKLNWPIKGKVLSSFGSQRSSQVKWKGISIAANEGEKVRAVATGRVLFAGYFKGYGMVIALDHGDNYITLYGYNQTLLQRTGDVVFEGDAIALAGHSGGQDKNSLYFEISHKGKAQDPMQWLKKANW; encoded by the coding sequence TTGACGGATACAGAACAGTCACTCAAAACAAGATTAAAAAAAGAGAGTGAAGCCCGTCAAGAGAAAGAGTTAGCAGCCGCAAAGACACGTGCTCAACAAAATGTAACAGTAAAAAATGAAGAGCAAAGTCATTCCAGCATTACCCAACAAGAGGGCAAATTAAATTGGCCAATTAAAGGGAAAGTCCTCTCTAGCTTTGGTAGTCAGCGTAGTAGCCAAGTAAAATGGAAAGGCATTTCCATCGCCGCTAATGAAGGTGAAAAAGTAAGAGCAGTGGCAACTGGACGAGTTCTCTTTGCAGGTTATTTTAAAGGTTATGGCATGGTAATCGCTCTCGATCATGGAGATAATTACATTACCCTATATGGTTACAACCAAACATTATTACAAAGAACAGGCGATGTAGTTTTTGAAGGAGATGCAATTGCATTGGCTGGACACAGTGGGGGCCAAGATAAAAATAGCCTCTATTTTGAAATTAGTCATAAAGGAAAAGCGCAAGATCCAATGCAATGGCTTAAAAAAGCCAATTGGTAA
- a CDS encoding murein hydrolase activator EnvC: MKSMDVCKKIDIKTLIINIFLLLSLFTLPLQNSLAANDLSTLQKQIKKSKLSTAEQTKKRLELEELVAQSEQETAIATLQAEQTNEALLAEGKRLKELKVQTEQLQKDTIQQQKLLQQQLISAYMAGQNDLIKLLLNQDDLSKIIRAKSYYFYLSKARSDSLETLQTTLQQLDSNKTEQAASLAALEKMHAQQKATQEKLLSQRQQRETALQESNRISIIKKRFLRN, translated from the coding sequence ATGAAAAGCATGGATGTTTGCAAAAAAATAGACATTAAGACACTGATAATAAATATATTTTTATTGCTATCTCTTTTTACCCTTCCATTACAGAATAGCCTTGCTGCTAACGATCTTTCAACACTGCAAAAGCAGATCAAAAAGAGTAAATTAAGTACAGCAGAGCAAACTAAAAAAAGACTAGAGCTAGAAGAACTTGTTGCACAGTCTGAACAAGAAACGGCTATCGCCACCCTACAAGCCGAGCAAACTAACGAAGCATTACTCGCGGAAGGCAAGCGTTTAAAAGAGCTCAAAGTACAGACTGAACAACTACAAAAAGATACAATACAACAGCAAAAGTTACTGCAACAGCAATTGATCAGTGCCTACATGGCAGGACAAAATGACTTAATAAAACTGTTACTTAACCAAGATGACTTAAGTAAAATAATTCGTGCGAAAAGCTATTATTTTTACTTAAGTAAAGCACGTTCAGATAGCTTAGAGACATTGCAAACTACATTGCAGCAACTCGATAGTAATAAAACAGAACAAGCAGCATCATTAGCCGCACTGGAAAAAATGCATGCACAACAAAAAGCAACGCAAGAAAAATTGCTCAGTCAACGTCAGCAACGCGAAACAGCACTGCAAGAATCAAACAGGATCTCAATTATCAAGAAGCGATTCTTGCGCAATTGA